Part of the Lotus japonicus ecotype B-129 chromosome 6, LjGifu_v1.2 genome, TAAGTGTAATGTAATAGACTAGTTTATGAATGTTGACTTGATGATGTTGGTAGAGTATTGTATGAGACTAACATAGTTTATGATGATTGTAGGTGGAGTATTGAAGTTGAATTAGTGACTGTTTTATTGTTCCTATATTGATTGATAGATATGGTTATTACAAGGTTAAATCAGATTGgttagaaaaatatttttttttgaatctgTCACTAATTCAGTCACTAATTTGTGGTCATAATCGTCACTGAATTCATCACTAAATCAGTCACTAAATCGGTTGCTAATTCGGTCACTAAATCGGTCACAAATTCAGTTGCAAAATCAATCACTAAATCCATCACAAATTCCGTTGCTAATTCGGTCACTAAATCGGTTGCAAAAGCGGTTAATAAATCAGTCACCAAATTAGTTGCAAAATCAGTCACTAAATTCGTCACTAAATCGGTTGCAAAATCGATCACTAAATTCGGTCACTAATTCAGTCACTATTTTTGTCACTAACCGTAGCGACCAACGTTTTAACCACTGATATATTTCGGTCACTAACTGTTTTAGTGACCGATTTTACCCATTTGGTGACTGATTTGGCGGTCACTACTGGACTGTTTTCTTGTAGTGGATGTGGTCGGTTGGTAAGGAGTTGAGACTTCACTACACCAAAAAAGGTCTTTAACAGCGGTTGAAAATagccttttacagcggtttgcAGTGGTCCAGAACCGCTGTAGATCTCGCCGCTGTAAAAGCCTTAACAGCGGttctaaccgctgtaaaagacgcattatttacagcggttgatttaataaaaccgctgtaaatacaGACCTACAACAGCTGTTCTCTCGAATAACTGTTGTACGTGAGtcttcttttacagcggtttcagCCAGTAACCGCTGTAATtgataatatatattacagcggtTCCTCCACGTAACcgctgtaatttttttttttttggttgaattaATTACCACACTTGTTCAGCCAAAAGAtcaacatttcttttttttttttcttctgaaaagaAGATATATTGATCATAATTTAACCGAAAGGGTACACATTTCAAAAGCTATGAAAGCTGTAAAATCAATACACATCACCAAACTAAAACAAGGTATAGCACAGTAACATAAGCTAAAACAAGGTATAGCATATAAGCACAGTAACATCTCATGTAAACAGAACCTCTGTTCTTGTAGCAAGCATATGGACAGTAATTCCATGACAGCAAAAAAAAACTCCCATAAATGAGTTTCTGCAATAGAAATGTGCCTTGAGTTTCCAAATTATAAGGACCCTCTCCCCATTTGAGTCTTCCAAACAAAAAAGATCAACATTTTCTAAACACAGGATATCAACTCAGccataaaataaacattttctgAACTTCAGCATATCAAAACCAATATATCTAAATATCAAAAGCTTCATAAATTCGAAGCAATTTCTAAAGAAGAGAACCTTCACATACCATTCATGGAATCAAATGTACAGAGGAGGAATAGAAGAACCAGTTGTACATGTGAGGACAAACAAGAAGAGAAGGAAAATATGATAAGAGGAATAAAACTCAAcacttcccttttttttttcaatttcagggTAAGCAAAAAAGAAGGGCACTGAAAATCATAAGTTGAAAAACACTTGGGTTTAAGTCTCAAGAAATGCTTAAGATCATTTTGCAGAAAGTAGACCCATATAACAATTTGAAACTATGGCCTATCGTGTGCAGATGCTGAGCTACTTGTTCAGAGTTTGTACCACTGAAAGACTATGGTTGAGAATTACGAAACTTGAAGAGATAGGAGAAAGAGAATATATACTTGTCTCTTACATAACCATAAAAGTTCAACGACAAAGATAGACTAGACAGATAAAAATCTTTATAAGACTCCCATCAAGAGAAATGTGCAAAATATTTGAACATGACATCAGTGAAGACTAAAGACTAGTTAATTGCATACCGGAGACACTCCTAATAGCCACTTTGTAACAACTGCAATATCTTGCCGCCACTCATGCTCACGCTGCCAACAGCTAGCATCACGAACAAGATTAGGTGGCCCCTGAATGGACAAACTATCAGAGGAAAAAACATACAGTAGAAGAAAATATATGGAATAGAGAGGTCGTGAAAATGTAAAGGTGGCCAGTGGACCAGTCAACTATACTATATTGAAAGATGTGCTAGAATATGTCACAGTACAACCCAATTTTATAGCCCTGCAGATGAGATTGATAGTTAACACTTACTTGAGAAGGTTGAGTCCAAATAGTCACCCTCCCATGGAAATTTGCAATCAATCGGGCACAGGGACCGGAGGTCGGGGACCATTCTATAAACTGGACAGAATCACGAGGAGAATCTGCAGAAGATATAAATATAACATTAAAtttccaacaacaaaaaaaagttcGCTTGGGAAATAATGTTACTTAGATGGTGGGCAATCCATCAAATAATGCTAATGAAAACattacaaattcaaattcatagAATGAAGCAATGGCATCAAAATACCTGCTATGACATTGAACACTGCACATTCAGTTGACCTCTCTGGGATCACAATATGTATAGGGATCCAAAATGGTGGATTAGCATTTGAActatgaaaaaacaaaaatgctGATAAGCATTACAATTATCAAGTTGCCACCAAAAACAAATAATGCCAGCAAAGCAGAAAAATGAGCAATAGATACATGATTGAGCAGGAAGAGACCACATGCATCATGTATGCCTATTTCAAAAAGATATAGCAGTACCTGAACAAATATAAAAGAAACATTTAATAAATGATCCAGGCTTCAGACAACTACGCTCAGCTTATTTAGCAACTGAAAAGCCCCGTTTGCATTTTCCAATATACTTAGGTCATTAGAATTAAAAGCTTGGTTGTTGTTTTGATGTGCTTAGCAAGTACAGAAAGGCCTTTAGAACTTCATGTATTAAGGCTGGGTGTCATTAGGTTAAACGTCAATTAGGAGATGAAATGTTTATTTAATTGACTTTTGTTGACTCTTTCCAAACACATGTAAAACCATGGGTCAGTTTTTGATACAGACAACATAAAAAGGGTCATTTAGAACACAGTGCATGTTATAGCTATTAATGTAGATATCAACTATATTTCACAATGCCAAAATTCGACCAAAGCTTAAAACATAAAAAGTTCCATTGCCAAATTCATCAGGCAGCAAATAATGAAACTGGCTAAGACAAGAAAATATATTACATAGttaatgaaataaattcaaAGACATTGGTAAACATATGACAATATATATCCACAATATAAGAAAATAtagcaaaaaaataaattagaaaccCTAAAATGTTTAAGCTAACTACACTTGTGGAGTCTTGACTTTATGCATTGAAATTTGAGAGGAAAGAAGCGTAATCAGAATCTGAGTTCTGTTGATTTAATACAAGAGAAAGTGAAACAGTATGTACAGATAGCTGGATCAGTTACTGATCCCAAAAGAACTACTAACTCTAACTGATTATAGCTTACACTTGATTCCATGAATGGTATGTGAAGCATCATGCAGATTATTGTGGCTGAAGCAAAAGAAATATGCCCATATGCTTGGATGAAAGAAGCTTTAGATGAGTTGGTTAATAGACAAAGTACTAAAGTTCAGCCCAAAAAGATGGAGATTTAATTAAGTAGAGGTTGTTAATTGTAGGGTGTTCCCTTACTTTTGGAATATACAAAGTGGTAGTACAGAAGCATTCATTTGATTCTTTAACAGTCTATTATGGAAGGTTTTGCCATTCAAGATCATTTATACAGATCAACTTTGTTGATAACATGCTCAAAAAATTAGAGAGCCTCCTACACTTGAATAAGATCACTCAAGTTAGGAGCATAGATTTCAAATGATAAATTACTACAGAATGATTAGTTTTCTTTATAATAAAGCCAACCATTATGAAATTTCTATACCAAATTAGAGAGCCTCCTACACTTGAATATTTATGTATGATCTCCATTATGAAATTTCTATACCAAATTTCTCAATGACTGGCCATATCCTGAGAACCAACACCAGAGATAGCTAATGCAACAGACTATTCTATTATAGGTGAAAAGAGCAATTGCAACATCTTTTCAGTTGTAGATTTCACTAAAATCTTAAATTTATAACATTCCACTTCAGAAACAACATTGCAAGAGAACCTATTTCCATAGTAACTCTTATTCAAGTTTCATTCCAGAGTTTTAACAACAATACAACCACTTAATAGGCTTATATGCTCCTGTGCTCTCACATTTGAATCTCTATTGTTAGTTGCTACCCATTGAAGTATGTTGGTAGTTTGTTATCAACTTAGTCTTATCAACAATGGTCTAATACACACATAATCTACAGATCATTTATACATGAGTTTGATAACTGTATATTGTCTCTTCAATTAAAAGTTTGTGTGACATATTTACTTGTCATAGCATCCCATTCAACTAagcaatttattttaaattgccAACAACAATTCATATATAGCTATATACAATCATCTGtatcaaaatcaaaactaaaGCATTACTATTCAACTCAGGGTGCACAAGAATAAGGAACAGAAATCAAGTTGTACATATTTCCAGTTCTGCAGAGCTTACTAGACCAGATTCTAAAACAATGTTTAAAGAATCAACATTCAAGCAATAGTTATAGTGAGTGAACCGGCGATCATAAAACACACTCAAACCCTAGGTTGCatttacaaaattgaagaaaatcataccttatgaggaagaagaaaattgcTTGATCGAGGAGAGGAACAATGGAGCGCTTTTGAACTCTGAGGACAGGGCAATGAACCGTGCACGAAGGGACACAACACAAGAGCGGCAACGGCGCAGCAGGGACGGAGGCTGCGGCAAGGACGGCTCCGGTGGCGGCAAGGACGGTGGAGGCACAAGGTGCAGCAAGCTTTTGAGAGATGGAACAGAGGTTAAGATGGCAAGAACCGTGAACAAAGGAACACAAAACAAGAGCGGGAAGGACAGCGGTGGCAAGGACGGCTCCGACGCCGGCTAGGACGGCTCCGCTGGCGGCAAGGACGGTGGAGGCAGAGGTAAAACGCGtttgagagaaggagaagaggttAAGAGTCGAGAGAGTGAAAGTGTGGTAAAGAATAGGGTTTACAGTTACTGGGTTTTGTTAGTGGGGTACGAATCAATATAATATACTTATATATAAAAACCAACATATTTAATTAAAGCTCACTCGAGCCCAGTGGTAAGAATTCATACAAATTTTTGATGTACCCGGGTTCGAATCCCCAATGAAAcacttttttaattttcaggatatattatttacagcggttagtAGATACACGCTGTAAATAGTGGAACCCaattatttacagcggtttagAACATAACCGCTATAAAAGCCTATTATCCGCTCCGCGTTTTTGTGTTTACAGCGGCTGCAAAATTAACCGCAGTTAATAAGTAATGATTTTACAGCGATTTATTCTTTAACCGCTATAAAATCCTATTATCCGCTCCGTGTTGTTGTTTTTACAGCGCCTGCTAGGTGAAGCGCTGTAATAGGGGCGCTGTAAAAGCCCTTTTCTGGTGTAGTGCTTGTTTGGGAAAGTTCTTATGAGGAGGTCATTGAGGGATGTATGCAGCATCTCAAGCGTACTCACCCAAATAATGACTACCTCATATGAAATGATCAATACTACACCCATTCTTATCTAATTGTCCGAAGAGATAAGAAGAACACATGTTAagtagtgcaattaattttgttaattttcataaaagtattatttctTTTCCAATTTTACTGTTTAGAATGTGTTTTATCTTTCGTCATTTATTGCTCATACAAGTAAACTattagaaaaaatatcatttaatacTCGTTTAAAATGCTAAATTGACAAATATATAGAAACAAAACAATTTATTTAAAgtagacagttaataaggaacagaTGTAGATGCAATATAAATGTATAGTTAACTCAATTGATAATAATTATcttatatgaaaaaaaagtaaatataatTAACTCAATCAATCAATAATGTGATGTGATGATTTGCTTTATCTTATCTTCTAGAGTTAGCGGATTTGCAAACTCTTATGTTGAAGGTAACTGAAATGATTCTTAAGTAGCTAGAAATTAAAGAAATTGACAATAacatttttccaaaactaagaataaaaaggaaaataattatATACCCAAACATCACCAATTCATAATTCCCCATCCACCCTGCACCTGTGCACCACATGGCCCTCCTTTATTTATGAACAAAGAGACCTGTAACACTGTATCCATCACTGAACAACAAATTAAACTCACTTTCTTCACCAAATACTCCATCTCATGGCAATCAAACTGAGGTTCCTCgctctcctccttctcctctcgCTATTCTCCCTCGGAACCGTCACATCGGTAATTTCGTAATCTCACTCTTAATCATCATCTCTatgttgtttgtttgtttgttccagctgaaaaacaacaaaatgaaaattGTACTTTTTTCACTAGGACGAAGAAGATTGCGTGTACACAGTGTACGTTCGAACCGGGTCGATCATCAAGGGGGGAACAGACTCAATAATCGGGCTCAAACTATACGACAAATACGGCTACTACATATACATAACAAACTTGGAAGCATGGGGCGGGTTAATGGAACCGGGTCACAACTACTACGAGCGTGGCAACCTGGATATATTCAGTGGAAGAGGGCCTTGTCTTGAAGGATCCGTTTGTGCTGTCAACTTGACTTCAGACGGGTCGGGTCCTCATCATGGGTGGTACTGTAACTACGTGGAGGTTACCACCACCGGGGTGCACTTACCGTGTGCTCAGCAGCAGTTCACGGTGGAGCAGTGGCTGGCTACCGACACTTCACCTTATCGCCTATGGGCTGTCAATAATTACTGTAATAATGACTTGGGCCAGGCCCGGCCCAAGCCCATGTATAAGCCCATGTCCACATCTATGATTACGTCGAGGACTGGTTCTGGTTTCTCTATTTTGGACTCTACTGTCCTTGTAGGGACAGATAAGTAATTTACTAGGTTCTCATGAGTCATATGATAGTGTTGCTGGGGATTATTTTGGTGTGTTGTGTGTTTAGTTATTTACTATGCAGGGATAGTGTCTGTCCTCCATGGTATTGTTCGATATCGCCTAAGCTGAATTGAATACCGGGTTCCTATCAAGAACCCTGTTTGTATTATTATAAGTATGGAATAAAATTTGGGCATTTGGCACCTATTGTGTGGTGTTTTGGACGTTTGGGTAGGTGTTGTGAAAATGATACCTGCGGTGTGTGTCCACACCCTGGCCTTAAAAAATATTGCTTCATTTAATAATTcctaattttgatttttcttttgtctTAGCCAAAGTATAATACAACTCGCTAGTTGTGAGACTAATCTTTTACCTCACGGTTTGTGCGCTAAGCGATAGGGTACTTACTGATTAGAAATTTTGatcatttaataaaaaatatttgattgaAACAAGTCCTGTAGATCATTTAATAAAAGAATTCCGCCAATTTGATTTCTTAGTTTAAATTATTATGATGAGTTTATTTATCACTTTTATTTTACTTAGAATtcctaatttattattttaaaataaatttttaatgaatttaaaaaattaaaaaaagttaagTTATTTTTTATGCAAACTCATAATCATCAAAATGATTCAAAATAAGGAAAAACTAACTCAATAAGAGCGATTGCAgtggttaaaacttaaaagtgaTTGTTTAAACCCATAAAGTCGAGAATTCAATTCTAATGACCCTACTTTGCCTCAATAGCATATACTTGTGGTTAAAGTGAATaggaaaaattcaaaatttcttcatcttcaaattcTAATTTAATTTCTGACATAGAATTTCAAATATCATGAAATATTTcgctaattttcttattttaagttcattaaaaatatttaaataattagatAGAACATGAGAATTTgagaaagtaaaaaataaatggcctcaattatttcaaaatggttttaaattgcatattattaaaattaaaagagaaaaaaatataaataataaaaatgagcGGCTATGAGCTCAttagtgtaaggcccaagttttaacgctttggataagtgaataaaataaataagttatttgattaagataaatctgggaaggaaagaggttcaggaaaagtccaagaatgtatcgaaaaaccgaaagagttatagcacgactaacatacgcttaatcctaggtcgaaggtattagtgaatagttaatttacgctttaggacacgatggaaactaattccaaaaatcctcagagaaatgttagaacttctcttttccgtccttaaacaaccatttcgatgcgaaatcctggaatgtacgaacgtcaaattccaattctcggaagtttgccgaaacggaatccctgatagttcggaaaacctaagatcgacagacgatgaagactttttctatccggaaactcaaacgaagattccacccgcgttctcctacatctctcatcattcctaatctttcttcagaaggaagttttctcatccgacgatcactgcaaaaagtagtttttcgggataaaccgacttacaccgacttatgccgattttggatcttttggtttaattccaagaattctattttgagttctggaattctgtcgccagaacctatcttagaatgcgcaaaggaacgcgcaggaaaaatcggaatcgcaaaaaaatcatttttccgtttttttccaaaacctataaatagttgaaaaattagatttttttcacaaaacccattttccccaccccccaaagccgcgagtttctagagagagagagagatccggatcttcgtcgattcttgcccgtttgcttcaccgttcgtcactaatcgaagacctcgaggtaggtaatctatactctccttcgaatcgtcgtttctgtccatttctcctgcgactttctgagttcaaaattttgaggtttttgaaaaactgttcaaatcagttgatttcagcgtctaaacttcttccctgcatgctcctgagcgtgttctgcggattagattttgtcaaatgtcgacgaaatgccgccgggatcaatttctaccctaaatacccatttttcgccaaagtcgcaacctttacgctctaatctatcgacttggcttagtgctagtaggatttgtcgtcataaacgtcgttgtggacgtccccatccaatttgtttttcaaaaatccaattttgaaattctgagctaaaaataatgaccaaactacccctatatcagttttcgatccgaaaatttttccgagcctagaaccgtcttagttacggcttatgttaacctaggaaccaagtttgatcgaagaaaaatcgaccctcccaattaaggaaagtggccgagagctatatcaaggggggaggagaatccgatttttcgaaaacttgtcttaacgcgttagattgtcgtaccacggaggtagtagtgtactgtgtaaccctaggactctttgattgctgagtttctgactcttggtgttgatttctgtgatttttgcttaaggttcgtttgaggagattccaagaaaccaaggagaagagcttgaagaacatttggaggaggaagctggaagacccaccggtgagggctactctctgaattactagataatgctttaggtgtcgatgaaattcgacttgatttatgtgttatgcacctaattgctaaatgtctgaaatgatttctgaggcttcggccgaacttgttgagtacttgatgccatgatattgtgtgctaaatgattcacatgctatgtgctacatggttaacttaggatgtgttggaatatgctgtttatgtcttttggttgagctgtttcaatgatgctattccacttgtacctgagattctgaaaagtgaggattacgggcaggtcatgccgaatttttatgagattttgagagagttttaaaaggacgaacggagttcggaccttgtcatgctccaatggatcgagaccttctcagggaattacttgggtttatgggaactttgaactcatagggaatacgataagactaaaaagagctatttttataaagaaattcataagatattaaacaacctctaaacctttaaataaagataacaatctcggatgcaagctttggattgaagtttagttttggaaaatgagaagtgtcgtcggatccaagtgttgggaagatttcgagttttgggtatgttgatactcattcgctctgggagcagtttgtttagccatccaagggatgagccgagaagcttcacggaggtgtgagaccttgtgaatgcgtgatactccactgaggcgtgagaccttgtggaaagcatggatcttcactgaggcgtgagacctcgtgaacagcatgatacttcattgaagcgtgagacttcgtgcaagtgtgtaaattcactgaggcgtgagaccttgtgaaagcataaaacttcactgaagcgtgagactttgtgaatgtgtgagactccacagaagcgtgagacttcgtgagagcattgatgactcgaagagttgtcgtgagtggttgcactcttttgtttatgattaattgtattttgtcgcagaatcgacatttaccttagggtattcttttagagactttaagttaatctagaacacgtggcgacgtgtcgggtgaggtcggagacgttgtttggctaatcacttgcattcatgcactcattttgaggttaatacacggcgtgataccggacctcggtggattccaaaatggtcataagacccggatttccatatttaggacactacggtggtcctcagtagcagacggaatggcagacctacgggttcactgctgatctgactacttttgtgtggtgtaagagacacgcgagcaggaaggtacccaccgtggctggtgttagggccgtctcgttgatgtccatccttcttccggaatgcattttgttacccagcattgcatttcatgcaacatacatgctaacttagttgctgagtgtgattggtaactgtttatcctatttttgaggcatgctacttgtttttatggctctttatatttattgtgatacatgcaaccctaggaagctatcccaaaacttataagcctgagaggctagtatttattatcctataattatatctggttttattaattatataattctttggagttgaccctcgcgtctgctgtgtgtgtttgggcggactacgccatttgtcagatgagtatgggggattggtttaccatggtcagcccgtcaggggggaccaggtacgagatgcttgaccaagacgacccaggtgcatgggtggtcgatcccgagggccaccgtgcgacctacaccggtcggatcatggaggaccgtgtcgatcgattcggacgcttgacggagggagtgatgaggaggcacatagtgagcttcaacctgcctccaggagtacactgtggacccggcttgggagtacctccaccgccaccatctccttcagatgatgaggacccttctgaggagttgccagtaggtggggcttcgacggagtctagtccgtctactgctgctgctgtcgttgcggatctcgttccgggccccgagcccgagagtccagtgcgggagcgcattagggtggacagagagggcagtgttgagtacgtcgacctagtcgtcctggatgcagattcggatgacgaccgcgctagcatgtaggatcgagtgctagtgtgggctcctcgggtagggatagtgtaggagttgtgtcgatgctctgaccgtcatgcttccgttttggggacagggtagttttcctaccggtagcttttgtgtggtttcctatggagatcacagagagctggttggatttagggggtcttttcttaggccgctgggccaacttgctctcagtttttgtaggttagtgttgcggacacagtatcttcatcttggactgtacatattgccttcgggcgttactcttttctgtcacccgacacgaggcatgtatatatagttgtatagtagttccttttatcttttgttggggagttttattgctttttgtctttagttatgttgtcgaaaaaaaataattcacgtttttccgcttaaagtattttcttttggttactaaagtgacgccaccgaaatcggggtgttacatttgtggtatcagagcttagtcgagtctttcgggagtctttggggaataggtcttctgtgctaggttgtgtgactctgcaaagagtaaaaattgattgtctgccaagcgatttttcgcttagaattgtttgaagttattgcttaatcatattgtatagtgattttggatgctatcttatgatgagcactaactgtttgttaatttagcagaacatggtgaacgctaaccaactagctgagatgatggccactatggcccaagctgtgactgcacaggcaaacgataatgctatgaggcgtgctgctgaggaggcacgtgatcagcaccaacgccagagggaagtgacaatggatcagaacagaggcctgaatgattttaggagacaggatccacctaagttctcggggggtacggacccggacaaagcggatctctggatccaggagattgaaaagatcttcggtgtattgcagactgctgagggggccaaggtgggaatggcaacctttctactgttgggtgatgctgagtactggtggagaggcgccagaggaatgatggaagcaaacaacctggaagtgaactggacttcgtttcgtgctgcttttctggaaaagtattttccagatagtgcgcgggacgagcgtgagtcgcaattcctgacacttcgtcagggtagcatgtccatcccggaatatgctgccaagctggaatcgttggccaagcactttcgattcttccgcaatggggtcgatgaaccctacatgtgcaagcgctttgtgaatgggctgaggcccgatattgaagactcggtgaaaccg contains:
- the LOC130724558 gene encoding PLAT domain-containing protein 3-like; translation: MAIKLRFLALLLLLSLFSLGTVTSDEEDCVYTVYVRTGSIIKGGTDSIIGLKLYDKYGYYIYITNLEAWGGLMEPGHNYYERGNLDIFSGRGPCLEGSVCAVNLTSDGSGPHHGWYCNYVEVTTTGVHLPCAQQQFTVEQWLATDTSPYRLWAVNNYCNNDLGQARPKPMYKPMSTSMITSRTGSGFSILDSTVLVGTDK